A stretch of Rhododendron vialii isolate Sample 1 chromosome 4a, ASM3025357v1 DNA encodes these proteins:
- the LOC131323340 gene encoding choline transporter protein 1-like codes for MRSSMGAVIGRYPSSDGSAETGGIIKHNRKCRDVVFLVIFIAFWVGMIVNSSFGFNRGNPLRLTYGLDYKGNVCGDRHGNPDLRQLELRYWLNPNQVYQSGLKNSQFTLDNARSICLLDCPIPSEDSLNWVCDYPEGDIHLSTDDWIDRNYDYFADLTPVLRNTSLQLQGPCYPVIFPSVNVYWSCQLIARASNVSLRHWQQMGGVSVVEDILIDKSIHKSVNSQSAVLKRYVADIGKSWPVLIVCGGILPLFLSVIWLLMIRHFVAGMPWITVILFNVLIISFTMFYYLKAGWMGNTAISPIIGEHDPYYNVSSRELKHLQAVAILMTIVMIISILSSIAIVRRILMATSVLKVAAKVIGEVQALIIFPVIPYFILAIFYMFWLSAALHLFSSGQVLENDCNSNCCAYELGLKRVSCDRCCGYSIHYTSHIGAAILFHLFGCYWATQFFIACSSTVIAGSVASYYWARGETSPEIPFLPVVSSMKRLMRYSLGSVAIGCLLVSFVESIRFILEAIRRKLKVANVVPDSHIGRLAFHSSQFFRRCIEWTTKSVNRNAYIMIAITGKSFFKASEFATELIISNILRIGKVNVIGDVILFLGKLCVSLSSAVFAFLMLNTHKYNSAHNKISSPLFPVLVCWGLGYVVATLFFGVVEMSIDTIILSFCQDSDEHQGTAQFAPPLLLETLNDQNEMQRLTQ; via the exons ATGAGGAGTTCTATGGGGGCAGTGATAGGGAGGTACCCATCAAGCGACGGAAGTGCCGAAACGGGTGGAATCATAAAGCACAACAGGAAATGCAGAGATGTTGTGTTCCTTGTCATCTTCATTGCCTTCTGGGTGGGAATGATTGTTAACTCCAGCTTTGGATTCAACAGAGGAAACCCATTGAG GCTTACTTATGGGCTGGACTACAAAGGAAATGTGTGCGGCGATAGGCATGGAAATCCCGACCTTCGGCAATTGGAACTCAGATATTGGTTGAATCCCAACCAGGTTTACCAGAGTGGATTAAAGAACAGCCAATTCACACTTGATAATGCCCGGAGTATCTGTTTGTTGGATTGCCCTATCCCATCCGAAGATTCTCTCAATTGGGTGTGTGATTATCCAGAGGGAGATATCCATCTATCAACTGACGACTGGATAGATAGGAATTATGACTATTTTGCTGATCTAACTCCTGTTCTAAGGAACACCTCTCTTCAACTTCAAGGTCCCTGTTATCCGGTTATCTTTCCAAGCGTGAACG TTTACTGGAGCTGCCAGTTGATTGCACGTGCATCAAATGTGTCTTTGCGACATTGGCAGCAAATGGGTGGAGTAAGCGTTGTTGAGGACATACTCATAGATAAATCAATCCACAAGTCCGTCAATTCACAGTCAGCAGTTTTAAAG AGATATGTCGCTGACATTGGCAAGTCTTGGCCTGTATTGATTGTTTGTGGAGGAATCCTGCCACTGTTCCTATCAGTAATATGGCTTTTGATGATTAGACATTTTGTGGCTGGGATGCCATGGATAACAGTCATCCTCTTCAACGTCCTCATAATTTCATTTACAATGTTCTATTATTTGAAGG cTGGATGGATGGGAAACACTGCCATATCTCCTATTATTGGTGAGCATGATCCATATTATAACGTATCTTCCAGG GAGCTTAAACATCTTCAAGCTGTTGCTATTCTCATGACCATTGTGATGATTATCTCCATTCTTTCATCTATTGCAATAGTCCGCCGCATCCTTATGGCAACATCTGTTCTCAAG GTTGCTGCCAAGGTCATCGGAGAAGTTCAGGCACTTATAATCTTTCCAGTCATACCTTACTTTATCCTTGCAATTTTTTACATGTTCTGGCTTTCGGCTGCTCTCCATCTTTTCAGTTCCGGTCAGGTCCTCGAAAATGACTGCAACTCCAACTGCTGTGCCTATGAGCTTGGGTTGAAAAGGGTGAGCTGTGATCGTTGCTGCGGTTATAGCATCCATTATACTTCCCATATCGGTGCTGCAATCCTTTTCCACCTATTTGGCTGTTACTGGGCCACACAGTTTTTTATAGCATGCTCTTCAACTGTGATTGCGGGTTCTGTTGCTTCCTACTATTGGGCACGTGGTGAAACATCG CCAGAGATTCCATTTCTTCCTGTTGTCTCCTCCATGAAGCGGCTGATGCGTTACAGCCTTGGTTCTGTAGCTATTGGCTGCCTACTTGTATCCTTTGTTGAGTCCATCCGGTTTATACTTGAGGCTATTCGTCGCAAATTGAAAGTTGCTAATGTGGTACCTGATAGCCACATTGGAAGGTTGGCATTTCACTCTTCTCAGTTTTTCCGACGATGTATTGAATGGACCACCAAATCCGTGAACCGCAATGCCTATATTATG ATTGCTATCACGGGAAAAAGCTTCTTTAAGGCTTCTGAGTTCGCGACAGAATTGATCATCAGCAACATCCTTCGGATAGGGAAAGTGAACGTGATTGGTGATGTTATCCTCTTTCTTGGGAAGTTGTGTGTCAGCCTTTCAAGTGCAGTGTTTGCTTTCCTCATGTTGAACACTCACAAATACAACTCTGCCCACAACAAGATCTCCTCCCCTCTATTTCCTGTGCTG GTATGCTGGGGTCTCGGCTATGTTGTAGCTACTCTTTTCTTTGGCGTTGTGGAGATGTCTATTGATACCATCATCCTCTCATTCTGCCAGGATTCTGATGAGCACCAAGGTACTGCTCAATTTGCCCCTCCCCTTCTCCTTGAGACTCTCAATGACCAAAATGAGATGCAAAGACTTACCCAATAA
- the LOC131323342 gene encoding omega-amidase, chloroplastic-like isoform X2 has protein sequence MTSRLSRSTVNTQISASSEPFEMPKITKFKIGLCQLTVTSNKNDNVAHARKLIEAAAKQGASLVMLPEMWNCPYSTDYFEEFAEDFDDKDGSPSFAMLSEVALGNGITIVGGSMPERRKNQLHNTCCVFGPDGNLKAKHSKMHLFDINLPGDISFKESDTFTAGDQPTIVDTDVGRIGIGICHDLRFPELATLYQARGAHLICYPGAFNMSTGELLWELEQRARQVHLSLYVATCSPSRESVGSYMIWGHSTVVGPSSKIVATSGHEETIVIAVVDYSKTRQLREALPLEKQRRGDVYRLVDVHQQKP, from the exons ATGACATCCCGGCTTTCAAGAAGCACAGTCAACACCCAGATTTCAGCTTCCTCTGAGCCCTTTGAAATGCCCAAAATTACAAAG TTCAAGATCGGCCTATGTCAGTTAACAGTTACTTCAAACAAGAATGATAACGTGGCTCATGCTCGAAAATTAATCGAAGCTGCTGCCAAGCAAGGTGCAAGCCTTGTTATGTTACCT GAAATGTGGAACTGTCCTTATTCGACAGATTACTTTGAAGAATTTGCTGAGGATTTTGATGATAAGGATGGCTCTCCGTCGTTTGCTATGTTATCTGAAGTTGCTCTTGGCAACGGGATTACAATTGTTGGTGGATCTATGCcagaaaggagaaaaaatcAGTTGCATAACACCTGCTGTGTTTTTGGACCTGATGGAAACCTCAAGGCCAAGCATAGTAAA ATGCACCTGTTTGATATTAACCTTCCAGGAGATATTTCATTTAAGGAGTCAGACACCTTCACAGCAGGAGATCAACCTACCATTGTCGACACAG ATGTGGGTcgaattggaattggaatttgCCATGACCTACGTTTCCCTGAACTTGCGACACTATACCAAGCGAGag GAGCACACTTGATATGCTATCCGGGGGCGTTTAACATGAGTACGGGGGAATTGCTGTGGGAGCTGGAGCAAAGAGCAAGGCAAGTACATTTATCT TTGTATGTTGCTACTTGCTCACCATCTCGAGAATCCGTCGGTAGCTATATGATATGGGGACATTCTACTGTTGTTGGACCG TCTAGCAAAATAGTCGCCACCTCGGGGCACGAAGAGACAATAGTGATTGCTGTGGTTGATTATTCCAAAACTCGACAGCTAAG GGAGGCTCTGCCACTAGAGAAACAAAGGAGGGGAGATGTGTACCGGTTAGTTGATGTGCATCAGCAGAAGCCTTGA
- the LOC131323342 gene encoding omega-amidase, chloroplastic-like isoform X3 — protein MTSRLSRSTVNTQISASSEPFEMPKITKFKIGLCQLTVTSNKNDNVAHARKLIEAAAKQGASLVMLPEMWNCPYSTDYFEEFAEDFDDKDGSPSFAMLSEVALGNGITIVGGSMPERRKNQLHNTCCVFGPDGNLKAKHSKMHLFDINLPGDISFKESDTFTAGDQPTIVDTDVGRIGIGICHDLRFPELATLYQARGAHLICYPGAFNMSTGELLWELEQRARAADNQSSKIVATSGHEETIVIAVVDYSKTRQLREALPLEKQRRGDVYRLVDVHQQKP, from the exons ATGACATCCCGGCTTTCAAGAAGCACAGTCAACACCCAGATTTCAGCTTCCTCTGAGCCCTTTGAAATGCCCAAAATTACAAAG TTCAAGATCGGCCTATGTCAGTTAACAGTTACTTCAAACAAGAATGATAACGTGGCTCATGCTCGAAAATTAATCGAAGCTGCTGCCAAGCAAGGTGCAAGCCTTGTTATGTTACCT GAAATGTGGAACTGTCCTTATTCGACAGATTACTTTGAAGAATTTGCTGAGGATTTTGATGATAAGGATGGCTCTCCGTCGTTTGCTATGTTATCTGAAGTTGCTCTTGGCAACGGGATTACAATTGTTGGTGGATCTATGCcagaaaggagaaaaaatcAGTTGCATAACACCTGCTGTGTTTTTGGACCTGATGGAAACCTCAAGGCCAAGCATAGTAAA ATGCACCTGTTTGATATTAACCTTCCAGGAGATATTTCATTTAAGGAGTCAGACACCTTCACAGCAGGAGATCAACCTACCATTGTCGACACAG ATGTGGGTcgaattggaattggaatttgCCATGACCTACGTTTCCCTGAACTTGCGACACTATACCAAGCGAGag GAGCACACTTGATATGCTATCCGGGGGCGTTTAACATGAGTACGGGGGAATTGCTGTGGGAGCTGGAGCAAAGAGCAAG GGCAGCTGATAACCAG TCTAGCAAAATAGTCGCCACCTCGGGGCACGAAGAGACAATAGTGATTGCTGTGGTTGATTATTCCAAAACTCGACAGCTAAG GGAGGCTCTGCCACTAGAGAAACAAAGGAGGGGAGATGTGTACCGGTTAGTTGATGTGCATCAGCAGAAGCCTTGA
- the LOC131323342 gene encoding omega-amidase, chloroplastic-like isoform X1, which yields MTSRLSRSTVNTQISASSEPFEMPKITKFKIGLCQLTVTSNKNDNVAHARKLIEAAAKQGASLVMLPEMWNCPYSTDYFEEFAEDFDDKDGSPSFAMLSEVALGNGITIVGGSMPERRKNQLHNTCCVFGPDGNLKAKHSKMHLFDINLPGDISFKESDTFTAGDQPTIVDTDVGRIGIGICHDLRFPELATLYQARGAHLICYPGAFNMSTGELLWELEQRARAADNQLYVATCSPSRESVGSYMIWGHSTVVGPSSKIVATSGHEETIVIAVVDYSKTRQLREALPLEKQRRGDVYRLVDVHQQKP from the exons ATGACATCCCGGCTTTCAAGAAGCACAGTCAACACCCAGATTTCAGCTTCCTCTGAGCCCTTTGAAATGCCCAAAATTACAAAG TTCAAGATCGGCCTATGTCAGTTAACAGTTACTTCAAACAAGAATGATAACGTGGCTCATGCTCGAAAATTAATCGAAGCTGCTGCCAAGCAAGGTGCAAGCCTTGTTATGTTACCT GAAATGTGGAACTGTCCTTATTCGACAGATTACTTTGAAGAATTTGCTGAGGATTTTGATGATAAGGATGGCTCTCCGTCGTTTGCTATGTTATCTGAAGTTGCTCTTGGCAACGGGATTACAATTGTTGGTGGATCTATGCcagaaaggagaaaaaatcAGTTGCATAACACCTGCTGTGTTTTTGGACCTGATGGAAACCTCAAGGCCAAGCATAGTAAA ATGCACCTGTTTGATATTAACCTTCCAGGAGATATTTCATTTAAGGAGTCAGACACCTTCACAGCAGGAGATCAACCTACCATTGTCGACACAG ATGTGGGTcgaattggaattggaatttgCCATGACCTACGTTTCCCTGAACTTGCGACACTATACCAAGCGAGag GAGCACACTTGATATGCTATCCGGGGGCGTTTAACATGAGTACGGGGGAATTGCTGTGGGAGCTGGAGCAAAGAGCAAG GGCAGCTGATAACCAG TTGTATGTTGCTACTTGCTCACCATCTCGAGAATCCGTCGGTAGCTATATGATATGGGGACATTCTACTGTTGTTGGACCG TCTAGCAAAATAGTCGCCACCTCGGGGCACGAAGAGACAATAGTGATTGCTGTGGTTGATTATTCCAAAACTCGACAGCTAAG GGAGGCTCTGCCACTAGAGAAACAAAGGAGGGGAGATGTGTACCGGTTAGTTGATGTGCATCAGCAGAAGCCTTGA
- the LOC131323339 gene encoding uncharacterized protein LOC131323339, producing the protein MASQKCVSMGFLLLTCLSLSSAHRLLLDSYDPRMPKESISNLAGGGGAVGIMGITGMGTGMGVGIGYGSGSGWGGGFGGGRGYGVGSGHGGGVGIIGGPWQPPYPGFGQPIYRPKPVPVYKSVPIYEPSPVPIYVPTPMPDIGCGTCRPVRSCACPCQGSGGWGELQSHSKSAAHLEPELAKSTGIPSVGITGMGTGSIVLQPPYNPYPSVGSCTCPCPGEGGWGEPQSHSKTAAQLEPEFAGRMVMPGGRSNIGANNDPISSNAPKEDQEAHRARSRYGPFEFATNDSEPAPPDESAPERNEREDQKVTKGNHMVVGDPRT; encoded by the exons ATGGCTTCACAAAAGTGCGTCTCCATGGGCTTCTTGCTTCTAACATGTTTAAGTCTTAGTTCTGCTCATAGGCTCCTCTTAGACTCCTATGACCCTCGCATGCCAAAAGAATCTATATCCAACTTGGCCGGAGGCGGTGGCGCTGTAGGGATTATGG GGATTACGGGTATGGGTACAGGTATGGGTGTGGGGATTGGCTATGGAAGCGGCTCAGGTTGGGGTGGTGGCTTCGGAGGTGGCAGGGGATACGGGGTTGGCAGTGGTCATGGTGgaggcgtggggatcattggtGGACCTTGGCAGCCACCCTACCCTGGATTTGGGCAACCTATTTATCGGCCAAAGCCTGTACCTGTTTATAAATCTGTGCCTATTTATGAGCCCTCACCTGTGCCTATCTATGTGCCCACGCCTATGCCTGACATAGGATGTGGGACTTGCCGCCCTGTGCGCTCTTGTGCCTGCCCATGTCAAGGATCAGGCGGGTGGGGTGAGCTTCAATCACATAGCAAGAGCGCGGCACATCTTGAACCGGAATTAGCTAAAAGTACGGGTATACCCAGTGTCGGGATTACAGGTATGGGTACAGGGTCCATTGTCTTGCAGCCCCCATACAACCCGTACCCCAGTGTGGGCTCTTGTACGTGCCCGTGTCCGGGAGAAGGTGGGTGGGGTGAGCCTCAATCACATAGTAAGACTGCAGCACAACTTGAGCCCGAATTTGCTGGAAGAATGGTGATGCCCGGTGGCAGGTCCAATATTGGAGCCAACAATGATCCCATAAGTTCTAATGCCCCCAAGGAAGATCAGGAAGCCCATCGGGCCCGCAGTCGTTATGGGCCGTTTGAGTTCGCAACGAACGACAGTGAACCGGCGCCACCGGATGAGTCAGCCCCGGAAAGGAATGAAAGGGAGGATCAGAAGGTGACGAAGGGCAACCACATGGTGGTTGGCGATCCGAGAACATAA